One Sanguibacter keddieii DSM 10542 genomic window carries:
- a CDS encoding ABC transporter ATP-binding protein, with protein sequence MTMREILHEHRARFAWASLLIIIGTGFGLMQPLVAGQVVSTVQLRESAWPAIWTLVGIFVVQVVTETLGRYHLEVTGEETARSLRRRVVVRALHARLETLSAYRSGDLISRIVGDPSAFQGAVTHGYLDMAIGILTLVGAALLMAAISPLLLITVVAIIAIAALGAGIFLSQLQAVATKKQAGIASLTADLESVLIAVRTVKTSNAELRESERLSRSVQRVLDAARRGAGLTAAATPSIYLAATGSLIAVVVIGGSQVADGSLSTSELVSALLYSTYIVVPLGGIVEGYTSVAAGRASLRRISEIVSLEAEYEYGEPSTMQGPADERTDHPVVFDRVDFSYAATAPPVLRSASIKVQRGSRCLIVGSSGSGKSTVLNLMCGLYVPQAGSISTLGSTPSGQDLRQLRSKIALVEQNSPVLHGTAREAVSYAVPQISDAEILRILSSVGLDGVFPDSCSLNRDLGDLGATLSGGERQRIALARGLAVRPDLLLLDEPTSSLDTRSFESVMASIAALPRDVTVVMVSHDYRQLEWADSIIEIRDGGLVWKT encoded by the coding sequence ATGACGATGAGAGAAATCCTTCACGAACACCGAGCCAGGTTCGCATGGGCCTCCCTGCTGATCATCATCGGAACCGGCTTTGGGCTGATGCAGCCACTTGTCGCAGGACAGGTGGTGTCGACGGTGCAGCTGAGAGAGAGCGCTTGGCCAGCGATATGGACTCTCGTCGGAATCTTTGTCGTCCAGGTCGTCACCGAAACCCTCGGTAGATACCATCTTGAGGTAACGGGAGAAGAAACCGCACGCTCCCTGAGAAGACGCGTCGTGGTTCGAGCCCTTCATGCCCGACTTGAAACACTATCCGCCTATCGCTCGGGAGATCTGATCTCGAGGATCGTCGGAGATCCTAGTGCATTCCAGGGCGCTGTGACCCACGGATATCTTGACATGGCGATCGGAATTCTTACCCTTGTGGGGGCAGCGCTTCTTATGGCGGCAATCAGCCCGCTCCTGCTCATCACGGTAGTGGCAATCATTGCCATTGCAGCGTTGGGTGCAGGAATATTTCTATCCCAGCTGCAGGCGGTCGCCACCAAGAAGCAAGCAGGGATCGCATCCCTCACCGCTGATCTTGAGAGCGTCCTCATCGCCGTCCGAACCGTGAAGACGTCAAATGCCGAGCTACGCGAGTCCGAACGCTTGTCGCGTTCGGTCCAGCGGGTCCTCGATGCCGCCCGACGAGGAGCCGGCCTGACAGCAGCAGCGACCCCTAGCATCTATCTCGCCGCAACCGGCTCCCTCATAGCCGTCGTGGTGATCGGCGGCTCTCAAGTGGCAGACGGGAGTCTAAGTACGTCGGAGCTGGTGTCGGCGCTTCTGTACTCCACCTACATCGTGGTCCCTCTGGGTGGCATCGTCGAGGGCTACACCTCGGTCGCTGCCGGCCGAGCTTCTCTACGAAGAATCTCTGAGATCGTGAGCCTCGAGGCCGAGTACGAGTACGGCGAACCTTCCACGATGCAGGGCCCTGCCGACGAGAGGACAGACCACCCGGTCGTCTTCGATCGTGTCGACTTCTCGTACGCCGCCACGGCACCGCCAGTTCTCAGGTCAGCGTCAATCAAGGTGCAGCGCGGCTCTCGGTGCCTCATCGTGGGCAGCTCGGGTTCTGGCAAGTCGACGGTACTCAATCTCATGTGCGGACTGTACGTCCCACAGGCTGGCTCGATCTCAACCCTGGGGTCCACACCTTCTGGTCAAGACCTGCGACAGCTGCGATCCAAGATCGCACTGGTCGAGCAGAACTCTCCCGTCCTGCACGGGACTGCACGGGAGGCCGTTTCGTATGCAGTTCCGCAGATTTCTGATGCGGAGATACTGCGCATCCTGTCCAGCGTCGGACTGGACGGCGTCTTTCCCGACTCATGTTCCCTGAACCGGGACCTGGGCGACCTCGGAGCGACTCTCTCGGGAGGCGAGAGGCAACGAATCGCTCTGGCCCGAGGGCTCGCTGTCCGACCAGACCTTCTGCTGCTGGACGAGCCGACCTCTAGTCTCGATACCCGCTCATTCGAGAGCGTCATGGCAAGCATCGCCGCGCTTCCGAGAGACGTCACTGTCGTCATGGTCTCTCATGACTACCGCCAGCTCGAGTGGGCTGACTCGATCATCGAGATCCGGGATGGAGGGCTCGTATGGAAGACATGA
- a CDS encoding methyltransferase yields MEDMRSSGSEGSDATCAPWTPAEFSGAVDGLDSIAVRLAATFRIPDRISEGCETVDQIARTLAVDPEALGRVVRYLTARGMFAENDGVITLGEYGRTLLDADPSGLRRWLTADGPGARLDASLLALAQSVEHGGSNYSATHGVDLYEDAATPAQNGDTFNSLRAEHCAAIARGVVRLRLWKGSGHVADLGGGEGQLIASLLTTHPRLRGTLLDLPPAIESARARLESAGVISRCTMVAGSFFDELPFAADIYVLSNVLHNWDDEHARRILRRCRARAGGVLIVETLADRVAARGATSMDLRMLAFCGGRERTTDEYELLLRAERFEVTNIEKITSELWAIAAQPT; encoded by the coding sequence ATGGAAGACATGAGGTCCAGTGGGAGCGAGGGCAGCGATGCCACGTGTGCCCCGTGGACGCCGGCTGAGTTCTCCGGAGCCGTCGACGGGTTGGACTCGATCGCCGTGAGGCTGGCCGCCACCTTTCGAATCCCCGACAGGATTTCCGAAGGCTGTGAAACCGTCGATCAGATCGCTCGGACGCTCGCTGTCGACCCGGAGGCTCTAGGTCGAGTCGTAAGATATCTGACAGCGAGAGGCATGTTCGCCGAGAACGACGGCGTCATCACCTTGGGCGAGTATGGCCGCACTCTGCTCGACGCTGACCCGAGCGGTCTTCGACGCTGGCTGACGGCGGACGGACCCGGCGCTCGGCTCGACGCGTCGCTCCTCGCGCTGGCGCAATCCGTCGAGCACGGCGGTTCCAACTACTCCGCGACCCATGGGGTCGACCTCTACGAAGACGCCGCCACGCCGGCTCAGAATGGCGACACCTTCAACTCCTTGCGCGCAGAGCATTGCGCCGCCATCGCACGTGGGGTGGTGCGTCTCCGTCTGTGGAAAGGGTCCGGGCACGTCGCCGATCTAGGTGGTGGGGAGGGGCAGCTCATCGCGTCGCTCCTCACAACTCATCCCCGGCTTCGCGGCACACTCCTGGACCTTCCACCTGCCATAGAGTCCGCGCGTGCCAGGCTCGAATCCGCTGGTGTGATCTCGCGTTGCACAATGGTTGCAGGCTCCTTCTTCGACGAGTTGCCCTTCGCTGCCGACATCTATGTGCTGTCGAACGTCCTCCACAACTGGGATGACGAGCACGCCCGCCGCATCTTGCGGCGTTGCCGCGCGAGAGCCGGTGGCGTCTTGATCGTCGAAACTCTTGCCGATCGAGTCGCGGCCCGGGGTGCGACGTCGATGGACCTGAGGATGCTGGCGTTCTGCGGCGGGAGAGAACGCACGACCGACGAGTATGAGTTGCTTCTTCGTGCGGAGCGGTTCGAGGTGACGAACATCGAGAAGATCACCTCCGAGCTCTGGGCGATCGCGGCGCAGCCAACTTAG